One Scylla paramamosain isolate STU-SP2022 chromosome 7, ASM3559412v1, whole genome shotgun sequence DNA window includes the following coding sequences:
- the LOC135101812 gene encoding protein sidekick-like, with product MIVRSGDVLVMVIVAVMETVRARNVLVKVCSIDDCVVQTVLPTCVELVLKESDDLFFFGLTIQNSELATPSPRSVRVTQVMHGQPSLPTLSFDRHDSQVQAPRFIGAQEATESIVSEDHTKILQCQAFGYPQPEYRWLRDWEPLGDFTSEHFLKISSVTRDDAGDYRCVARNSAGAIFTPKTSFAVAYMSGYNSTEDTTVTVRVGQAAVLSLPPLDSYPPPSVTWMADDGTFLHGIKYATAEPNSRFVILSTEASDMKTYSARITNTQLGIEEVSGGFTLVVEGEEAGEEVAPTIIVPPTNTTIIKDSSIAQLQCIANARPMYQLQTLWFKDDVPIEHSGITFSFNGLWNRTLSLLHADLHYAGLYRCQVRLLTSIDEPLQAEAHVTIHERPRLTKPLPVETYADLGKTLTIACSVAGTPLPYMSWFRDAANVNTLHDNRYRVLLNGSLAISGVQVNDTGMYQCLASSDAGETSAYTWLKVKTRREAPAKRVHRSLRDRTNDQSTSAPQMKVAPENMTVLDGQDATIRCQAGGAPQPNITWIFNDSLELVENGHYQILDDGDLLITSVDSRDEGKYTCLRANEAGSISQDAWLSILVKTQISQPPVDTRVILGRVATLQCKVSHAPSVTVHVQWSHGNNIIQSEGNPRISVRSDGTLEIQEVRAADVGLYTCVVTSSGGNETRSAQLEVIELPYAPSSVKAVRAPLIPKSVRVTWTPTFDGNSPIEKFIIQKREVPTEAAVQDLGLKWVTVLTNVSAAATDAVIGDLRPSTGYQFRVSAVNNVGEGSSSQPSNIVILPQEAPSGPPQGLVGSPRSSTEIMIQWEAPLEEERNGIVLGYMVRYRLHGYKDSQWYYRNITKENQYNYLIGGLIIWKNYEIQVAAYNVKGVGVYSRSIQIKTKEGVPTAPPKGVEAEAVSSTSIKVSWKPPDPQMINGINQGYKLQAWRGLPNDSTKPEKTLTVPPSPYTDANESSVLEKLDKYTDYYITVLCYTHPGDGIRSKPIKIQTLEDVPDQVVNLKFEDISDRSVRVLWDEPDQSNGILKGYTLTYMVKDSPHTKIVKNLTADVSTYIVTELSATTYYTFEVYGWTAVGPGVPSVATLQSGVEPVLPEPPTRLAVSNIQAFSVLLQFTPGFDGNASITKWTVQAQSSRSSTWETIYEVSAPDATTVTVQNLIPYSNYQLRIIANNIVGPSSPSEPSPDFQTLQAQPAHPPSNMTVRAMSSSLLRVRWIPLQQFEWYGAPQGYHIKYRPVGCECSFSEAFVYDITANSHQLVDLQEYTQYEVTMVALNDIGESSPAPMAVERTRESVPSAGPDGVSANATSSTTIVVRWKEVPSIHQNGIIEGYKIVYVGKNAKPQEKVIPNNNTFSATITQLRKYYQYTIQVLAYTRLGDGALSSPPLLLQTHEDVPGPPSAISFPDVSFTYARIIWDVPEEPNGEITAYSIVYHLADSTDVNNTHEFPPTERTFKAVELKPESNYMFLVSARTRLGYGQSVQAPVYTTNNRELPAPPSRPSISHSQITSTSITFSWNPGRDGFAPIRYYTVQYTEGKNGWQTIQEKINYSGNSYLARNLKPFTSYKFRLQATNDIGASGWSESSEDVRTLPAAPIEPPTDIKVIPITTKSVRVEWTPLFPDSWSGDAQTGGYRIKYRQMADIPTAFSLQQKELRDTLSRDIVLEDLQVDKNYEVLVVAFNAQGESPPSAPITVYVGEAVPTGNPKNIVAEALSSTEIKLSWESPEEEDKNGELLGYKIFYRSDKDPEGSDEIEVVGAATTSYELPYLDMYTKYVITMLCFNPAGDGPKSQPVYVRTREDLPGPVAKLKFSDITMNSLKVIWNEPPRPNGVIQGYLVTYETAQPDENFSKQVKQKVTTPYLLVTSLEEEVTYKFSVRAQTIGYGPEVKANVTTGPQEGSPARPKDLSLTKTVSSVTLHWRNSHSGKGPILGYYIEERKIASFEWQMYSDKWSVLMKTETGEVEEYTVSYQNLLPSTQYEFRLITYNEYGISYPAVANEKIVTPSKRFLEYGYLQQRPFYHQTWFMVTLAAVSIVLIIIVIAALCVKSKTYKYKRIVEDLLSAQEAANKTMEESLNTDETAFSTFEMRQSRRGTMSKRSTLGRRSVVGATAVVNAKSPPRPAPASVTYSDDDTVKGYDENPDDSSELTEKPTDLSSTASEQESESENESHPSEPHSFVNHYANVNDTLRQSWRRQKPVRNYSSYTDSEAEGSAVMSLNGGQIIMNNMAGSRAPLPGFSSFV from the exons GATACCCTCAGCCAGAATACCGGTGGCTGCGGGACTGGGAGCCGCTTGGGGACTTCACCAGCGAACACTTCTTGAAGATTTCCTCCGTGACTCGGGATGACGCGGGCGACTATCGTTGTGTGGCGCGGAACTCTGCAGGGGCGATATTCACTCCCAAGACCTCCTTTGCTGTGGCAT ACATGAGTGGTTATAACAGCACCGAGGACACCACGGTGACGGTGCGGGTGGGGCAGGCGGCGGTACTCTCCCTGCCGCCCCTCGACTCGTATCCCCCTCCCTCTGTCACGTGGATGGCGGATGATGGCACTTTCCTGCACGGCATCAAGTACGCCACCGCGGAGCCCAACAGTCGCTTCGTCATCCTCTCCACCGAGGCGTCCGACATGAAGACGTACAG TGCTCGTATCACAAACACCCAACTTGGCATAGAAGAAGTGAGTGGAGGATTTActctggtggtggagggagaggaggcaggggaagaggtggCTCCAACCATTATTGTGCCTCCCACCAACACAACCATCATCAAAGACTCTAGCATTGCCCAGCTCCAGTGTATTGCTAATGCAAG GCCAATGTATCAGCTACAAACCCTCTGGTTCAAGGATGATGTTCCCATAGAGCATTCAGgcatcaccttttccttcaaTGGCCTGTGGAACCGCACCCTGAGTCTCCTCCATGCAGATCTGCACTACGCTGGGCTGTACCGGTGCCAGGTCCGCCTCCTCACCAGCATTGACGAGCCGCTGCAGGCTGAGGCACACGTCACCATTCACG AACGTCCAAGACTTACAAAACCGCTTCCTGTGGAGACCTATGCTGATCTAGGGAAAACCCTAACCATTGCTTGCTCAGTGGCTGGAACACCACTTCCTTATATGAGTTGGTTCAGAGATGCAGCCAATGTCAACACCCTGCATGATAACAG GTACAGAGTTCTGCTGAATGGATCCCTTGCCATATCAGGAGTTCAGGTCAATGACACAGGAATGTATCAATGCTTGGCTTCCAGTGATGCTGGAGAAACATCAGCTTACACTTGGCTTAAAGTTAAAA CGAGACGGGAGGCCCCTGCTAAACGTGTACACAGGTCCCTCAGAGATAGGACCAATGATCAGTCTA CCTCAGCTCCTCAAATGAAGGTAGCACCTGAGAACATGACAGTGCTTGATGGACAGGATGCCACCATCCGCTGCCAGGCAGGGGGAGCACCACAGCCCAATATAACCTGGATTTTCAATG ATAGCTTAGAACTAGTGGAAAATGGCCATTATCAGATTCTTGATGATGGAGATCTCCTGATAACCAGCGTTGACTCTCGAGATGAAGGGAAGTACACCTGTCTACGTGCCAATGAAGCTGGAAGTATATCACAAGATGCTTGGCTCTCCATTCTGG TGAAAACTCAAATATCACAACCACCTGTGGATACCAGAGTAATACTGGGTCGAGTGGCCACACTGCAGTGCAAGGTGTCCCATGCACCCTCTGTCACTGTGCATGTCCAATGGTCTCATGGAAATAACATCATTCAGTCAGAAGGAAACCCTCGCATCAGTGTTCGCAGTGATGGAACACTGGAAATACAAGAAGTGAGAGCAGCTGATGTAGGACTGTACACTTGTGTG GTTACATCATCTGGAGGTAATGAAACTCGCTCTGCACAATTAGAGGTGATAGAACTGCCATATGCTCCATCCAGTGTCAAGGCGGTACGCGCTCCCTTGATACCAAAGTCTGTTCGGGTCACATGGACTCCAACCTTTGATGGCAACAGTCCTATTGAAAAATTTATCATACAGAAGAGGGAAGTCCCCACTGAAG CTGCTGTCCAGGATTTGGGGCTAAAATGGGTAACTGTACTGACAAATGTGAGTGCAGCAGCGACTGATGCAGTGATTGGTGACTTGAGGCCGTCCACAGGCTATCAGTTCAGAGTGTCAGCAGTCAATAATGTTGGGGAAGGCTCTTCTTCTCAGCCCTCAAATATTGTGATTCTGCCACAGGAAG ctCCCTCTGGACCACCACAGGGACTAGTGGGGTCCCCAAGGTCATCCACTGAGATCATGATTCAGTGGGAGGCacccctggaggaggagaggaatggcaTAGTGCTGGGGTATATGGTGCGCTACAGGCTGCATGGCTACAAGGACTCCCAGTGGTACTACCGCAATATTACCAAGGAG AATCAGTACAATTATCTCATTGGTGGTCTGATAATCTGGAAGAACTATGAGATCCAAGTGGCAGCGTACAACGTCAAAGGTGTTGGTGTTTACTCCCGTAGTATCCAGATCAAAACTAAAGAGGGAGTACCAACAGCTCCGCCAAAGGGGGTTGAAGCTGAAGCTGTCAGTTCAACCTCCATAAAGGTGTCCTGGAAGCCACCAGATCCTCAGATGATTAATGGCATTAATCAGGGATATAAACTTCAGGCCTGGCGAG gCTTACCAAATGACTCCACCAAGCCAGAGAAAACCTTAACAGTTCCTCCAAGTCCTTACACAGATGCTAATGAGTCATCTGTACTTGAGAAATTAGATAAGTACACTGATTATTATATCACTGTGCTGTGCTACACTCATCCAGGCGATGGCATCAGGTCAAAGCCCATCAAGATACAGACACTTGAAGATG TTCCAGATCAAGTTGTCAATCTGAAGTTTGAGGACATCAGTGACCGGTCAGTGCGTGTGCTCTGGGATGAACCTGACCAGAGCAATGGTATCCTCAAGGGCTACACCCTTACTTACATGGTGAAGGACTCTCCTCACACAAAAATTGTAAAGAACTTGACAGCTGATGTCTCAACATACATAGTTACTGAACTCTCA GCTACAACCTACTACACCTTCGAAGTGTATGGTTGGACTGCTGTTGGGCCAGGTGTCCCCAGTGTGGCCACCTTACAGTCAGGTGTGGAACCAGTGCTGCCTGAACCTCCCACCCGCCTGGCTGTCTCAAACATCCAGGCGTTCTCTGTCCTGCTGCAATTCACTCCAGGCTTTGATGGAAATGCTTCCATCACAAAATGGACTGTCCAG gCTCAGTCTTCTCGCAGCAGCACTTGGGAGACAATCTATGAGGTGTCCGCCCCTGATGCTACAACAGTCACTGTCCAGAATCTTATCCCTTATTCAAACTATCAGCTTCGTATCATAGCAAACAATATAGTTggtccttcatctccctccgaACCCTCTCCAGACTTCCAGACTCTCCAGGCTCAGCCGGCTCATCCACCGTCAAACATGACAGTGCGAGccatgtcttcctctctccttcgaGTTCGCTGGATA CCCCTGCAACAGTTTGAGTGGTACGGAGCCCCTCAGGGATACCACATTAAGTACCGGCCCGTGGGATGTGAGTGCAGCTTTTCAGAGGCATTTGTGTATGATATCACTGCCAACTCTCACCAGTTGGTGGATTTGCAGGAATACACTCAGTACGAAGTTACAATGGTTGCTCTTAATGACATTGGTGAATCATCCCCTGCCCCCATGGCTgtagaaagaacaagagagtcTG TTCCAAGTGCTGGGCCGGATGGTGTCAGTGCCAATGCCACATCATCAACTACCATTGTTGTTCGCTGGAAAGAAGTGCCAAGCATTCACCAAAATGGGATCATAGAAGGCTACAAAATTGTGTATGTTG GTAAGAATGCAAAACCACAGGAGAAGGTAATACCCAACAACAATACTTTTTCTGCAACAATTACTCAGCTAAGGAAATATTATCAATACACCATACAAGTGCTGGCCTACACAAGACTCGGAGATGGGGCGCTCTCCTCTCCACCGTTGCTGCTGCAGACGCATGAAGATG TTCCTGGCCCTCCATCAGCAATATCTTTTCCTGATGTGTCCTTCACCTATGCACGTATTATTTGGGATGTTCCTGAAGAACCCAATGGAGAAATAACTGCATACTCCATAGTGTACCACCTTGCTGACAGCACAGATGTTAACAACACCCACGAGTTTCCTCCGACAGAACGCACATTTAA AGCTGTAGAATTGAAACCTGAGAGCAACTACATGTTCTTGGTCAGTGCCCGCACACGGCTGGGCTATGGACAGTCAGTGCAAGCCCCGGTatacaccaccaacaacagggAGCTTCCAGCACCTCCTTCCCGACCCTCCATCTCACACTCACAGATAACCTCCACTTCAATTACCTTTTCCTGGAACCCTGGAAGAGATGGATTTGCCCCTATAAG ATACTATACAGTGCAGTATACTGAGGGTAAAAATGGATGGCAGACCATTCAGGAAAAGATAAATTACTCAGGGAACAGTTATTTAGCAAGGAATCTCAAGCCTTTCACATCATACAAATTCCGACTCCAGGCTACAAATGACATTGGAGCAAGCGGTTGGAGTGAGAGCAGTGAGGACGTCCGAACGTTACCTGCTGCTCCCATTGAACCTCCTACTGACATAAAA gTTATTCCCATCACAACAAAAAGTGTCCGAGTGGAATGGACACCTCTTTTCCCAGACTCATGGAGTGGGGATGCCCAAACAGGAGGCTACAGAATAAAGTACCGCCAGATGGCAGACATCCCGACTGCCTTTAGTTTACAGCAAAAAGAGCTAAGAGATACCTTATCTAGAGATATTGTACTGGAGGATCTTCAG GTGGATAAAAACTatgaggtgttggtggtggcttTTAATGCCCAGGGAGAGTCACCCCCTTCTGCTCCTATAACAGTGTATGTGGGAGAAGCTGTACCCACTGGCAACCCCAAGAACATTGTAGCTGAGGCACTTTCTTCCACTGAAATAAAACTCTCATGGGAG TCcccagaagaagaagacaaaaatggtGAATTACTTGGATACAAAATATTCTATAGAAGTGACAAAGACCCAGAAGGATCTGATGAGATAGAAGTTGTTGGAGCTGCAACCACCAGTTATGAACTCCCTTACCTCGACATGTACACAAAATATGTCATCACCATGTTGTGCTTCAACCCTGCCGGTGATGGGCCCAAATCACAGCCAGTGTATGTACGGACCCGTGAGGATCTTCCCGGGCCAGTTGCCAAGCTGAAATTTTCAGATATCACTATGAACAGCCTCAAAGTGATATGGAATGAGCCACCAAGACCCAATGGAGTAATACAGGGATATCTAGTCACCTATGAAACAGCCCAGCCTGATGAAA ATTTCAGCAAGCAGGTGAAGCAAAAGGTGACAACACCATATTTACTTGTAACATCTCTGGAGGAAGAAGTAACTTACAAATTCAGCGTTCGAGCCCAAACTATTGGTTATGGTCCAGAG GTGAAGGCCAATGTAACCACTGGGCCTCAAGAGGGCTCACCTGCACGCCCTAAGGACCTGAGCCTCACCAAGACAGTGTCCAGTGTCACCCTTCATTGGCGTAATAGCCACTCAGGAAAAGGACCAATTTTAGGTTATTacattgaagaaagaaaaattg CCAGCTTTGAATGGCAGATGT ATTCTGACAAATGGTCAGTACTAATGAAGACTGAAACAGGAGAAGTAGAAGAGTACACTGTCTCCTACCAGAACCTCCTGCCTTCCACTCAGTATGAGTTTCGTCTCATTACCTACAATGAATATGGTATATCATACCCAGCAGTTGCTAATGAAAAG ATTGTGACTCCTTCAAAACGCTTTCTGGAGTACGGCTATTTGCAGCAGCGGCCATTCTATCATCAGACGTGGTTCATGGTCACACTGGCTGCTGTGTCAATTGtcctcatcattattgtcattgcAGCACTGTGTGTCAAAAGCAAAACCTACAAATACAAAC GTATTGTAGAGGATTTGTTGTCAGCAC AAGAAGCTGCTAACAAGACAATGGAGGAATCCCTCAACACAGATGAGACAGCCTTCTCAACATTTGAAATGAGACAGTCTCGGCGAGGCACCATGAGTAAGAGAAGTACCTTAGGCAGGAGGTCAGTGGTGGGGGCCACGGCTGTCGTGAATGCCAAGTCCCCTCCAAGACCAGCTCCTGCTTCTGTCACTTACTCAGATGATGATACTGTTAAGGGTTATGATGAAAATCCAGATGACTCAAGTGAACTAACAGAGAAACCAACAGATTTATCATCAACAGCTTCCGAG cAAGAATCTGAGAGTGAGAATGAGAGTCATCCTTCAGAGCCACACTCTTTTGTGAACCATTACGCCAACGTGAATGACACATTGCGGCAGTCCTGGCGAAGGCAGAAGCCAGTCCGTAATTACTCCAGCTACACAGACTCTGAAGCAGAGGGAAGTGCAGTAATGAGCCTCAATGGAGGACAGATAATCATGAATAACATGGCTGGATCCCGGGCACCTTTACCAGGATTCTCATCCTTTGTATAG